A stretch of the Streptomyces sp. NBC_00654 genome encodes the following:
- a CDS encoding response regulator transcription factor: MNQSENSPLSTAPSQSSAPIRVFILDDHEVVRRGVRDLLEAEDDIEVVGEASDAREALARVPAGRPQVAVLDVRLGGDQGGDHAGIEVCRELRALMPDLACLMLTSFDDDEALFDAIMAGAAGYVLKQINGADLITAVRRVASGTSMLDPRTTARVMARLRDPRRTPAEASELDGLTPRERQILELIGEGLTNREIAERLFLAEKTVKNRISSILAKLGVGRRIQAAMLVGRIKSRQAWPPAPGT, from the coding sequence GTGAATCAGTCCGAGAATTCCCCACTGAGCACGGCCCCGTCGCAGTCCTCGGCCCCCATCCGCGTCTTCATCCTCGACGACCACGAGGTCGTACGGCGAGGGGTACGCGATCTGCTGGAAGCCGAGGACGACATCGAGGTCGTCGGCGAGGCATCCGACGCCAGGGAGGCGCTGGCGCGGGTACCGGCCGGCCGGCCGCAGGTCGCCGTGCTGGACGTACGCCTCGGCGGCGATCAGGGCGGTGACCACGCGGGTATCGAGGTGTGCCGGGAGCTGCGCGCCCTGATGCCCGATCTCGCCTGCCTGATGCTGACGTCGTTCGACGACGACGAGGCGCTGTTCGATGCCATCATGGCGGGCGCCGCGGGGTACGTGCTGAAGCAGATCAACGGAGCCGATCTGATCACCGCCGTACGCAGGGTCGCGTCGGGCACCTCGATGCTCGACCCACGGACGACCGCCCGTGTGATGGCACGGCTGCGGGATCCCCGGCGAACCCCTGCCGAGGCGTCGGAACTGGACGGACTCACACCCAGGGAGAGGCAGATCCTGGAACTCATCGGCGAGGGTCTTACCAACCGTGAGATCGCGGAACGCCTCTTCCTGGCCGAGAAGACCGTCAAGAACCGTATCTCCTCGATCCTCGCCAAACTGGGCGTGGGACGCCGGATCCAGGCGGCGATGCTCGTCGGACGGATCAAGAGCCGCCAGGCGTGGCCACCCGCTCCGGGAACCTGA